The Algoriphagus sp. TR-M9 genome has a window encoding:
- a CDS encoding KdsC family phosphatase, translating into MEAEKIVNAYFSHISEDIWERAAKIKLVITDIDGVMTDGGIIYDNNKLEFKKFSVKDGLIVYHLRKSGLMVGAITGRESYVVQNRCEELKFDFHYHGVKNKGKKFDEVLETLVLQADEVAYIGDDLIDLPILSRVGLAVVSADALEYVKPIAHYVSRFKGGEGVFREVGDLLLHAKNNLVPIIETLSQQENAKK; encoded by the coding sequence ATGGAAGCAGAAAAAATAGTAAACGCATACTTTTCCCATATTTCGGAAGATATCTGGGAAAGAGCGGCCAAAATAAAATTGGTCATTACCGATATAGACGGAGTGATGACGGATGGGGGGATCATCTACGACAACAATAAGCTGGAATTTAAGAAATTCAGTGTGAAAGATGGTCTCATCGTGTATCACCTCCGTAAAAGCGGTTTGATGGTGGGGGCGATCACCGGTAGGGAGTCTTATGTGGTTCAAAACCGCTGTGAGGAACTCAAATTTGACTTTCATTACCACGGTGTGAAAAACAAAGGCAAAAAATTTGACGAGGTATTGGAAACCCTGGTTTTACAGGCTGATGAAGTAGCTTACATCGGTGATGATTTGATTGATTTGCCTATTTTGAGCCGCGTAGGCTTGGCGGTAGTTTCGGCAGATGCCTTGGAATATGTAAAGCCAATAGCCCACTATGTGTCCAGATTTAAAGGAGGAGAGGGCGTTTTCAGAGAAGTGGGAGACTTACTTTTACATGCCAAAAACAATTTAGTCCCAATTATAGAAACCTTATCCCAGCAAGAAAATGCAAAGAAATAA
- a CDS encoding L,D-transpeptidase family protein: protein MYKLFLVVGFFFIFHALDAVPLDSSQIAEIIRFRIETDPPGEKLKIRNTTLLTTDDVINFYTDRYFEEVWSVEGILSELAYALRFEIKQSQFDGLNPRDYNLEAIDGFFSKFETNMAMGKSNDPGDLADLDMLLSDAFFHLASHLEIGKVDPSLIDEEWEIQRKEQLVYYPDLLDEAIASGQIRQTLETLYPKFPVYKRGREVLRALVEEEKEDSLNWKKVKVSKALKVGDTNNDIPILRERLQYWGLLDQYEVKEPKLYDSVMMAGIKDFQGYHGMVIDGVIGKVTAAALNDSPQAKIDKARVNLERLRWLPDTVENAEFILVNIANFQLDYFKNLDTLLTERVIVGRKYHETPIFMEEMSYIVFSPYWNIPYSITRGEIIPSARKNPNYINSKNMEVVTPAGQVVDPNSIDWHSKSFPYLVRQKPGPGNSLGLVKFMFPNKHNVYIHDTNARSLFANDDRSRSHGCIRIQNPADFAKMLLRDEPEWTMERINEAMSQTHEQVVKLKKPIPVVLVYLTFWADSKGEAHFRDDIYERDQAVLMALNEKSS, encoded by the coding sequence ATGTACAAGTTATTTTTAGTAGTAGGCTTCTTTTTCATTTTTCACGCTTTAGATGCAGTTCCTCTAGACTCATCCCAAATAGCTGAAATAATCAGGTTTAGAATTGAAACTGATCCACCTGGAGAAAAACTCAAAATCAGGAATACCACACTTTTGACTACTGATGATGTAATCAATTTCTACACGGATCGGTATTTTGAGGAGGTTTGGTCTGTGGAAGGGATACTTTCTGAACTGGCTTACGCACTGCGGTTTGAAATCAAACAGTCCCAGTTTGATGGGTTAAATCCAAGGGATTACAATCTGGAAGCAATAGACGGGTTTTTCTCGAAATTCGAAACCAATATGGCGATGGGCAAATCCAATGATCCAGGTGATCTGGCTGATTTGGATATGCTACTCAGTGATGCTTTTTTCCATTTGGCTAGTCATCTGGAGATAGGTAAGGTAGATCCATCCCTAATAGATGAGGAATGGGAGATACAGCGTAAAGAGCAATTGGTTTATTATCCGGATTTGTTGGACGAGGCCATTGCCAGCGGGCAAATTCGACAGACTCTGGAGACGCTTTATCCTAAATTTCCTGTTTACAAAAGAGGTCGTGAAGTGCTGAGAGCACTGGTGGAAGAAGAAAAGGAAGATTCACTGAATTGGAAAAAAGTGAAGGTCTCCAAAGCCCTGAAGGTAGGGGATACCAATAATGATATTCCGATCTTAAGAGAAAGGCTTCAATACTGGGGACTTTTGGATCAATACGAGGTAAAAGAACCGAAACTTTATGACTCAGTGATGATGGCCGGTATCAAGGATTTTCAGGGATATCACGGAATGGTCATTGACGGTGTCATAGGAAAAGTGACAGCTGCAGCGCTAAATGATTCCCCTCAAGCCAAAATCGATAAAGCCAGAGTGAACTTAGAGCGCTTACGCTGGCTTCCGGATACGGTAGAAAATGCTGAATTTATCCTGGTAAATATTGCCAATTTTCAGCTGGATTATTTTAAAAATCTAGATACACTGCTCACAGAACGGGTTATAGTGGGTCGTAAATACCATGAAACACCGATTTTCATGGAGGAAATGAGCTACATCGTTTTTAGTCCTTATTGGAATATTCCCTATTCTATTACTCGTGGGGAAATCATCCCAAGTGCCAGAAAAAACCCAAACTATATCAACTCCAAGAATATGGAGGTAGTTACTCCTGCTGGACAGGTGGTAGATCCAAATTCAATCGACTGGCATTCCAAATCTTTTCCTTATTTGGTCAGGCAAAAGCCCGGTCCGGGAAATTCTTTGGGTTTGGTGAAATTCATGTTTCCTAATAAACATAACGTTTACATTCATGATACCAACGCAAGGTCATTGTTTGCCAATGATGACAGGTCCAGAAGTCACGGTTGTATCCGCATTCAAAATCCCGCTGATTTTGCAAAGATGCTGCTACGTGATGAGCCGGAATGGACCATGGAAAGGATCAATGAGGCGATGAGCCAAACCCATGAACAGGTAGTAAAATTGAAAAAGCCCATTCCAGTGGTGTTGGTCTATTTGACTTTTTGGGCAGATTCCAAAGGAGAAGCACATTTCCGGGATGATATTTATGAGAGAGATCAGGCAGTTTTGATGGCCTTGAATGAAAAGTCATCTTAA
- the kdsA gene encoding 3-deoxy-8-phosphooctulonate synthase, with protein MQRNKQVMKITDSVVLGEEKPVLFAGPCAVESFDICMEIGSKTKAWAEQHGFSYVFKASFDKANRTSSASFRSIGMDKSLAVLQRVGKELQVPLVTDIHESYQAKEVAEVVDVLQIPAFLCRQTDLLLAAAETGKAVKIKRGQFMAPEDMQYAVSKVRAAGNDNVCLTERGFSLGYHNLVVDMRGLPIMRQFAPVVFDITHSVQQPGGQGGSSGGQREFAPILARAAAATGIDGFFIETHPEPSKALSDGPNLIPLHKMGAFLEMLKEAWVLGRKYQDFEVNS; from the coding sequence ATGCAAAGAAATAAGCAAGTCATGAAGATCACCGATTCTGTGGTATTGGGTGAAGAAAAACCAGTTTTATTCGCAGGTCCATGTGCTGTGGAGAGTTTTGACATTTGCATGGAGATCGGCAGTAAGACCAAAGCATGGGCTGAGCAGCACGGATTTTCTTATGTGTTTAAGGCTTCTTTTGATAAAGCTAACCGTACATCTTCTGCTTCCTTCAGAAGCATAGGGATGGATAAATCTTTAGCGGTTTTGCAGAGAGTGGGCAAGGAACTTCAGGTGCCGCTGGTGACAGATATCCATGAGAGTTACCAGGCCAAAGAGGTGGCTGAAGTAGTAGATGTTTTGCAGATCCCGGCATTTTTATGCAGACAAACAGACTTGCTTTTGGCAGCTGCAGAAACAGGAAAAGCAGTCAAAATCAAGCGGGGACAGTTTATGGCCCCTGAAGATATGCAATATGCAGTCAGCAAGGTCAGAGCTGCCGGAAATGACAACGTGTGCTTGACAGAACGAGGATTTTCTTTGGGATATCACAATCTGGTAGTGGATATGAGAGGCTTGCCTATTATGCGTCAATTTGCTCCTGTGGTTTTTGATATTACCCATTCTGTACAGCAGCCGGGGGGACAGGGCGGTAGTAGTGGAGGACAGCGGGAGTTTGCACCCATCCTGGCCAGAGCCGCTGCGGCTACAGGAATCGACGGCTTTTTCATCGAGACCCATCCGGAGCCCTCCAAAGCACTGAGCGATGGGCCGAATTTGATCCCTCTTCATAAAATGGGAGCATTCCTCGAAATGCTGAAGGAAGCTTGGGTACTGGGTAGAAAGTATCAGGATTTCGAAGTGAACTCTTAA